The following are encoded together in the Natronolimnobius sp. AArcel1 genome:
- a CDS encoding DUF1616 domain-containing protein, protein MTDRTSQPSHPFTAVRQGGKHVLGKLPTDLITTAGFVIVAAIVLAVVDIGSPIVRAAIGFPLLFFAPGYATVSALFPRQTPAHSVTATGLIGQVQEFSDLERVALAFGLSVAVIPLLGLGLAIASLGFSQTVIVAVVSVYTLLGVCVAAIRRIRVPRTERYQFSFTRRLRAVRTAILGTNSTVHAAANVVLIASLLIALTSVGYALADPQSAEEYTDLQLLAEDDAGELVAANYTSTVDSGEDIPFAVALENQEGESTEYTAVVQEQWVSDGEVFDRTDHEHVDYQLADGDTTQDELSVTPDAESGDVRIAVLLYDDEVPDEPSEENAYRYGYFWTEITDDVDADDD, encoded by the coding sequence ATGACAGATCGTACATCGCAGCCATCACATCCGTTTACAGCCGTTCGACAGGGAGGCAAACACGTCCTCGGGAAGTTACCGACTGACCTGATCACTACCGCCGGATTCGTTATCGTCGCCGCCATTGTCCTTGCGGTCGTCGACATCGGGTCACCGATTGTCCGTGCCGCAATTGGCTTCCCGCTGTTGTTCTTCGCACCGGGGTATGCAACAGTGTCAGCGCTCTTTCCACGACAGACCCCTGCCCACTCAGTTACGGCGACCGGACTCATCGGACAGGTACAGGAGTTCTCCGACCTCGAGCGCGTTGCACTTGCGTTTGGACTGAGCGTGGCGGTGATTCCGCTGCTCGGACTCGGCCTCGCCATCGCATCGCTTGGCTTTTCGCAGACGGTTATCGTCGCCGTGGTCAGCGTATACACTCTGCTTGGGGTGTGTGTCGCAGCGATCAGGCGGATTCGCGTTCCTCGCACGGAGCGCTATCAGTTCTCGTTTACTCGGCGACTGCGTGCCGTTCGAACCGCAATTTTGGGGACGAACTCGACCGTTCACGCCGCCGCGAACGTCGTCCTCATCGCGAGTCTGCTGATCGCGTTGACCTCCGTTGGGTATGCACTTGCCGACCCACAATCGGCCGAGGAGTACACTGACCTCCAACTGCTTGCCGAAGACGACGCCGGCGAACTCGTCGCCGCAAACTACACCTCGACGGTCGACTCTGGCGAGGACATCCCGTTTGCCGTTGCACTCGAGAATCAGGAAGGTGAGTCAACGGAGTACACCGCCGTCGTCCAGGAGCAGTGGGTCAGTGACGGCGAGGTCTTCGACCGAACGGACCACGAGCACGTCGACTATCAGCTTGCAGACGGCGACACGACACAGGACGAACTCTCGGTCACGCCAGACGCTGAATCCGGCGACGTCCGAATCGCCGTCTTACTGTACGACGACGAGGTCCCAGATGAGCCGTCAGAAGAGAACGCCTACCGCTACGGCTACTTCTGGACTGAGATCACCGACGATGTCGACGCTGACGACGACTGA
- a CDS encoding GNAT family N-acetyltransferase, with translation MSIEVRVATEDDLETWNRHVSRSPQGTLCHELEALRVQAEHSGATLHPLIGFKGQEPVGLFPVFEISKKFVTTAFSPPPHLRVPYLGPAFLNMEKLKQRKRERRRQRFMDGCFEWIQDELAPKYGHVRTSTAFEDSRPFKWNQYDATPEYTYAVDITPETDDLLMTFSSDARSNIRNTDENDYEVTVGGDEEIRLIHEQVKNRYESQDISFGVPVEFILDLNDAAEDGAVRPYTLRVDDEFVGGILALEYGDRTGRWMGGVRTDTDVDVPTNDLLDWAIMEDGHERGLETYDLVGADTRRINRYKAKFNPELETYYGLEYGKWGMRQLASMYDSVK, from the coding sequence ATGAGCATCGAGGTTCGCGTCGCAACCGAGGACGACCTCGAGACATGGAATCGTCACGTCAGCCGTTCGCCACAGGGGACGCTCTGTCACGAACTCGAGGCGCTGCGGGTGCAAGCCGAGCACTCCGGTGCAACCCTCCATCCGCTGATTGGGTTCAAAGGACAGGAGCCAGTCGGTCTCTTTCCCGTCTTCGAAATCTCGAAGAAGTTCGTGACAACGGCGTTTTCGCCGCCGCCACACCTTCGGGTGCCGTATCTCGGGCCGGCGTTTCTGAACATGGAAAAGCTGAAACAGCGAAAGCGCGAGCGACGACGTCAGCGCTTTATGGACGGCTGTTTCGAGTGGATTCAGGACGAACTCGCCCCGAAGTACGGCCACGTCCGCACCTCGACGGCGTTCGAGGACTCGCGCCCATTCAAGTGGAATCAGTACGATGCGACGCCGGAGTACACGTACGCGGTCGACATCACGCCCGAGACAGACGATCTGTTGATGACGTTCAGCAGTGACGCACGAAGTAACATCCGCAACACCGACGAAAACGACTACGAGGTCACCGTCGGCGGCGACGAGGAAATTCGCCTCATCCACGAGCAGGTGAAAAACCGCTATGAGTCCCAGGATATCAGCTTCGGCGTCCCCGTCGAGTTCATCCTCGACCTCAATGACGCCGCCGAAGACGGTGCCGTTCGCCCGTACACACTCCGAGTCGACGACGAATTCGTTGGCGGGATTCTTGCCCTCGAGTACGGCGACCGAACCGGCCGCTGGATGGGCGGCGTTCGCACCGATACCGACGTCGACGTGCCGACGAACGACCTGCTCGACTGGGCGATCATGGAAGACGGTCACGAGCGCGGCCTCGAGACCTACGACCTCGTCGGCGCAGATACACGCCGGATCAACCGCTACAAGGCGAAGTTCAACCCCGAACTCGAGACCTACTACGGCCTCGAGTACGGCAAGTGGGGAATGCGCCAGCTGGCGTCGATGTACGATTCGGTCAAATAA
- a CDS encoding GNAT family N-acetyltransferase: MAETDTYTIRRFRATDLEGYCSLYESVFGSRPDDEWFAWKYRNNPYADHVPIYLAEGDGEIVGARSFFALPIRADRETLLAFQPCDTMVHEDHRRQGLFTRMTEAAIADYQTGAPDLCFNYPNSRTRAGNKKLGWRIVAEKDQYYRMQNPGAVARSAGTGRAVELAASAATPLANGYAAARSTLSQLGQTKRAVTLERHETAPINRLTSLYHDSRPDVFHVPRDEQLLRWRLQNPNWEYSTYLATVDGQDVAAVITGTQTSGGLTKTSIFDVLTRNGEQTAVLDHILAAVCQYNRRVDLIVALGGSIPRETLMNRGFLPDNTLPLSPITETTTQMVRPLMADETTWTLGEHDWAVDDPTNWKTSFISHDTE; the protein is encoded by the coding sequence ATGGCTGAAACAGACACATATACGATTCGACGATTCCGCGCGACCGACCTCGAGGGCTACTGCTCGCTGTACGAATCTGTGTTCGGCTCTCGTCCGGACGACGAGTGGTTTGCCTGGAAGTACCGAAACAATCCCTACGCGGACCACGTTCCGATCTATCTCGCGGAAGGTGACGGAGAGATCGTCGGCGCTCGATCGTTCTTCGCACTTCCAATTCGAGCCGACCGAGAAACATTGCTCGCGTTCCAACCATGCGATACGATGGTCCACGAGGATCATCGTCGACAGGGACTGTTCACGCGAATGACTGAAGCCGCGATTGCAGACTATCAGACGGGCGCACCCGATCTCTGTTTTAACTATCCCAACAGCAGAACTCGAGCCGGCAACAAGAAACTCGGCTGGCGAATCGTGGCTGAAAAAGACCAGTACTACCGAATGCAAAATCCCGGTGCAGTTGCTCGGTCTGCCGGCACTGGACGAGCAGTTGAATTAGCCGCAAGCGCAGCGACACCGCTTGCGAACGGCTACGCAGCCGCGCGATCAACGCTCTCACAGCTTGGACAGACAAAGAGAGCGGTCACGCTCGAGCGCCACGAAACGGCCCCAATTAACCGGCTTACGTCGCTGTATCACGACTCGAGGCCCGACGTGTTTCACGTCCCCCGTGACGAGCAACTTCTGCGATGGCGGCTGCAAAATCCAAACTGGGAGTATTCGACGTATCTCGCGACAGTAGATGGGCAAGACGTTGCTGCAGTTATCACAGGCACGCAAACGTCTGGCGGGCTCACAAAGACGAGCATCTTCGATGTGCTCACACGCAACGGTGAGCAAACAGCCGTGCTTGACCACATTCTAGCTGCCGTGTGTCAGTACAACCGACGTGTCGACCTGATCGTCGCACTCGGCGGGTCGATCCCCCGCGAGACGCTGATGAATCGTGGCTTCCTTCCGGATAACACACTGCCGCTCTCACCGATTACGGAAACGACGACGCAGATGGTCCGCCCGCTCATGGCCGATGAGACCACGTGGACGCTCGGTGAGCACGACTGGGCAGTCGATGATCCGACAAACTGGAAAACGAGTTTCATCAGTCACGATACAGAGTAA
- a CDS encoding polysaccharide deacetylase: MDHPAGGTGWFDSDPGADSADRDRWFAPDLVDAVDNARVDHEIGCHSFSHVLFDDDRTDAEVIDAELERCTELARDTSLSCSSFVFPRNVVGFREKLAAHGFSAYRGVSPPRAYEDSLLYHPKKFATYTTGDTPPPLVDPTVDEYGLVNIPASFDLYSLEGLARKAALRVGEEDPTVRQAKMGIDAAAEESGLFHIWLHPNNLVYEHDFERLRAVISYIAEQRDRGRITVETMADVTQRTLETHHG; this comes from the coding sequence ATGGACCACCCTGCAGGTGGGACCGGCTGGTTCGATTCAGATCCTGGGGCCGACAGTGCGGACCGCGATCGTTGGTTCGCACCAGACCTCGTCGATGCAGTTGACAATGCACGCGTCGATCACGAAATCGGCTGTCACTCGTTCTCTCATGTCCTGTTCGACGATGACCGAACCGATGCCGAGGTTATCGACGCTGAACTCGAGCGCTGTACCGAACTCGCTCGAGATACCAGCCTCTCGTGTTCGTCGTTCGTCTTTCCGCGTAACGTCGTTGGCTTTCGAGAGAAACTCGCAGCACACGGATTTAGCGCCTACCGCGGCGTCTCACCACCACGAGCATACGAAGACTCACTGTTGTATCACCCCAAAAAGTTCGCAACCTATACCACCGGTGACACGCCGCCGCCACTCGTCGACCCAACTGTGGACGAATACGGCCTCGTCAACATTCCCGCCTCGTTCGACCTCTACTCACTCGAGGGACTCGCTCGAAAAGCCGCATTGCGAGTTGGCGAGGAAGACCCAACGGTGAGACAGGCAAAGATGGGTATCGACGCCGCAGCCGAGGAATCTGGCCTCTTTCATATCTGGCTCCATCCGAACAACCTCGTCTACGAGCACGATTTCGAGCGCCTCCGGGCGGTCATTTCCTACATCGCCGAACAACGCGACCGCGGACGGATCACCGTCGAAACGATGGCAGACGTCACGCAGCGAACACTGGAGACCCACCATGGCTGA
- a CDS encoding RDD family protein: MARYDTRGSGRRHAGLLARGLAWLVDGIIATILLLALLVPTVSVFGPSELTLEAAEGLGSLVGLGFLFVYYCGTEAAWGQTPGKVVLGIRVVTLEGRQCSTGGAIVRNVTKILGSTALLPVLVAIVLILSTENNQRLGDIFGNTTVVKM; encoded by the coding sequence ATGGCCAGGTACGACACCCGTGGTTCCGGACGCCGACACGCAGGATTGCTGGCTCGTGGCCTCGCATGGCTCGTTGACGGTATCATTGCGACGATTCTCTTACTCGCACTGTTGGTCCCAACGGTCTCTGTGTTTGGGCCAAGTGAATTGACACTCGAGGCTGCAGAGGGACTCGGGTCGCTCGTCGGGCTCGGCTTTCTCTTTGTCTACTACTGCGGGACAGAAGCCGCGTGGGGCCAGACCCCCGGCAAGGTGGTACTCGGGATTCGAGTCGTCACGCTCGAGGGACGCCAGTGTTCAACCGGTGGTGCAATCGTCCGCAACGTGACGAAAATCCTCGGGAGTACGGCGCTGCTACCGGTCCTCGTCGCCATTGTGTTGATTCTCTCGACGGAGAACAACCAGCGCCTCGGCGATATCTTTGGTAATACAACCGTTGTGAAGATGTGA
- a CDS encoding alkaline phosphatase family protein, which yields MDDGTSLQTLLVGVDAACDRVLAPMFDDDELPTIESIYEQGVSTPLESQIPPWTASAWPSLYTGKNPGKHGVFGFLSFDGYDWDVVNASDVRERAIWELLDEHDMTSVVVNVPVTHPARAFDGALIPGYTAPEDPECHPAGLLEEVREEIGEYRVYPDEEADDLGNAYSECARMRGEAFRYLADEYDPEFGFIEFQGTDSIFHKEPDNDAAIRQIYREVDRQLEEILETHDPDTVIIASDHGMGPYEGQEFRVNEYLRREGFVETENGGDGMPTWATVRDGALKEGTDETTHNPGVAERAMASAARVGLTSQRIGAVLERLGIDDLVASHAPASLVSAGATQVSFPDSRAYVRSRIELGVRLNLEGREPNGVVPQAEYETVRTHIIDALRSARTPDGEPVFETVRPREEYFHGPEAEHAVDIVTIPADFEHFISATLREEQFGPPTEPWNHKLQGTFAARGTAINQARGLEDAHLFDVAPTVLASLGVPIDEQMDGQALPCVESSGVQSYSRRGETDTVDTADAAVEDRLADLGYLE from the coding sequence ATGGACGACGGAACCTCCTTACAAACGCTGCTCGTCGGCGTCGACGCCGCGTGCGATCGGGTGCTCGCACCGATGTTCGACGACGACGAGCTGCCGACAATCGAGTCGATCTACGAGCAGGGGGTCAGTACCCCCCTCGAGTCACAGATTCCACCCTGGACGGCGTCTGCGTGGCCCTCTCTCTACACGGGGAAGAACCCCGGTAAACACGGTGTCTTCGGCTTTCTCTCGTTCGACGGCTACGACTGGGATGTCGTCAACGCAAGCGACGTGCGCGAACGAGCGATCTGGGAACTGCTCGACGAACACGATATGACGAGCGTCGTCGTCAACGTTCCCGTTACCCATCCCGCTCGAGCGTTCGACGGTGCGTTGATCCCCGGCTATACCGCCCCAGAAGACCCAGAGTGCCATCCAGCCGGCCTGCTCGAGGAGGTTCGCGAGGAAATCGGCGAGTATCGCGTCTATCCCGACGAGGAGGCCGACGACCTCGGCAACGCCTACAGTGAGTGTGCGCGCATGCGCGGAGAGGCGTTTCGCTATCTTGCCGACGAGTACGACCCCGAGTTCGGTTTTATTGAATTTCAGGGGACGGACTCGATTTTCCACAAAGAGCCCGACAACGACGCGGCGATCCGCCAGATCTATCGCGAGGTCGACCGCCAACTCGAGGAGATTCTCGAGACCCACGATCCGGACACCGTCATCATCGCCAGCGATCACGGGATGGGGCCCTACGAGGGCCAGGAGTTCCGCGTCAACGAGTATCTTCGCCGCGAGGGCTTCGTCGAGACGGAAAACGGCGGTGACGGCATGCCGACGTGGGCGACGGTCCGAGACGGGGCGCTCAAAGAAGGGACAGACGAGACGACACACAATCCGGGCGTTGCCGAACGCGCGATGGCGAGTGCGGCCCGCGTTGGGCTCACCAGCCAGCGTATCGGTGCCGTCCTCGAGCGTCTTGGCATCGATGACCTCGTCGCATCGCACGCACCGGCTAGTCTGGTCAGTGCGGGTGCAACACAGGTTTCCTTCCCTGACTCAAGGGCGTACGTCCGCTCGCGCATCGAACTCGGCGTTCGGCTCAATCTCGAGGGACGGGAACCGAACGGCGTGGTCCCGCAAGCGGAGTACGAAACTGTGAGGACGCACATCATCGATGCCTTGCGCTCTGCGCGAACACCGGACGGGGAGCCTGTGTTCGAAACGGTTCGCCCGCGCGAGGAGTACTTCCATGGCCCCGAAGCCGAACACGCCGTCGACATCGTCACGATCCCCGCGGACTTCGAACACTTCATTTCGGCGACGCTGCGAGAGGAACAGTTCGGGCCGCCGACCGAGCCCTGGAATCACAAACTGCAAGGGACGTTCGCTGCGCGTGGCACCGCGATCAATCAGGCACGCGGCCTCGAGGACGCACATCTCTTTGATGTCGCACCGACCGTCCTCGCCTCACTCGGTGTGCCGATCGACGAGCAGATGGACGGCCAGGCGCTTCCCTGTGTTGAGTCCTCAGGAGTACAATCCTATTCTCGACGTGGAGAGACCGACACTGTCGATACCGCCGATGCAGCCGTCGAAGACCGACTCGCAGATCTTGGCTATCTCGAGTAA
- a CDS encoding recombinase XerD: MTDRSAGEANADADATATSIALADAIDVYLERKALGDGDPETAGVGTYAAKAGSILGRFAEWLEHEFDVRAIADLSADHMRAYALELGERADRGEYTTSTVHTYYAVVRAFFSWCVRGGIVADNPAAADHAEAALPSAHSETGDNAQTDRWSAAQRRQLEAYVRTRSLDADRERLERDERRTRLREYAMVALLAHSPVRGSELFRVPEDDRRTGATWDDVDFYAGTIRVLGKSQRYEDVTLFGPARTPLRRYGVVLDPPSNDWPLFPTRHAPSIARQVRETLRQRGHDDDEIEALLEEHTATELARERAIAPPAITTEGARSVLKRLCSDAGLEVDGDYLTPRGVRSDRVTDDHRRESSGSKPMLRAALTERSIAVRHEDDSIVTVEPTDRSSSDET, from the coding sequence GTGACCGACCGGAGCGCTGGGGAGGCAAACGCGGACGCGGACGCAACCGCGACCAGTATTGCACTCGCAGATGCCATCGACGTCTACCTCGAGCGAAAAGCGCTCGGCGACGGCGATCCGGAAACGGCTGGCGTCGGGACGTACGCGGCCAAAGCCGGCTCGATACTGGGCCGATTCGCCGAATGGCTCGAGCACGAATTCGACGTCCGAGCGATTGCTGACCTCTCGGCGGACCACATGCGCGCATATGCCCTCGAGTTGGGCGAGCGCGCTGACCGTGGTGAGTACACAACGTCGACGGTCCACACCTACTACGCCGTCGTCCGAGCGTTCTTTTCGTGGTGCGTTCGCGGCGGCATCGTTGCTGACAACCCCGCCGCAGCGGACCACGCCGAAGCCGCACTACCGAGTGCACATTCAGAAACTGGCGATAACGCACAGACTGACCGCTGGAGCGCGGCCCAGCGCCGACAACTCGAGGCTTACGTCCGAACGCGCTCGCTCGACGCAGATCGCGAACGACTCGAGCGCGACGAACGCCGCACGCGACTGCGCGAGTACGCGATGGTAGCCCTGCTCGCACACTCGCCCGTCCGAGGGTCGGAACTGTTTCGCGTCCCCGAAGATGATCGCCGGACGGGGGCAACCTGGGACGATGTCGACTTCTATGCGGGGACGATTCGCGTCCTCGGCAAGTCCCAGCGCTACGAGGACGTGACCTTATTCGGACCTGCTCGAACGCCGCTTCGCCGATACGGCGTCGTCCTCGATCCACCGTCGAACGACTGGCCGCTGTTTCCAACTCGTCACGCACCGTCGATTGCCCGTCAAGTCAGAGAAACACTTAGACAGCGCGGCCACGATGACGACGAAATTGAGGCGCTCCTCGAGGAGCACACGGCAACGGAACTTGCCCGTGAACGCGCCATTGCGCCCCCAGCGATCACGACCGAAGGCGCGCGCTCAGTTCTCAAACGGCTCTGCTCGGATGCCGGCCTCGAGGTTGACGGCGATTACCTGACGCCTCGAGGCGTTCGGAGTGATCGCGTGACTGACGACCATCGACGTGAGTCGTCGGGTTCGAAACCGATGCTTCGGGCCGCCCTCACCGAGCGGTCGATTGCAGTCCGTCACGAAGACGATTCGATCGTTACCGTCGAACCGACGGATCGCTCCTCGAGTGACGAGACGTAG
- a CDS encoding monovalent cation/H+ antiporter subunit D family protein — protein sequence MAEYEWLAGAIVLLPLLMAAIPIAASLRWDRVGWGIATSIVATTFALAAVLTWDIYTNGPVEYTLGAIEWPYGIELYADEFSMLVVILTLGIALGVLTYTRVGGPRGNSFYAGFLLLTGGMLGVIITGDIFNLYVFLEIMAISSYALVSSSKYRWSTYAAFKYLLVGTVGASFYLLGVALALSATGTLNMHDLATQLAVAGYDDPVVITAFVLMGVGLAIKIALFPVHTWLADAHASAPDGISAVISALMPAVAVYAFARIIFTVFTPEFLEVNPMISQLLLVGALLSLFAGSFFALLQDHIKLVLAYSTVSQFGLILIGIAVANETAMFGSMLQLFGHGIVKASLFLLAGMFALRFGGIRTVDEYAGLAKRAPIMAGAFAALGIAMIGLPPTVGFVGKWYIALGAFEEGLWIISALVLGSTLLSAGYILPFLNRIYFHPFDGEDVDPTAITYGMVMILVIGAGLGLTLGFVSAEIQTFLDAAVSRLV from the coding sequence GTGGCTGAATACGAGTGGCTTGCGGGAGCAATTGTTCTCTTGCCACTGCTAATGGCGGCGATTCCGATTGCGGCGAGCCTTCGCTGGGACCGCGTCGGCTGGGGGATTGCGACAAGTATCGTCGCGACGACGTTCGCCCTCGCTGCCGTACTGACCTGGGATATCTACACGAACGGCCCGGTCGAGTACACGCTCGGCGCAATCGAGTGGCCCTACGGGATCGAACTCTACGCTGATGAGTTCTCGATGCTCGTCGTCATCCTGACACTCGGGATTGCACTCGGCGTGCTCACCTACACTCGAGTCGGCGGTCCGCGTGGGAACTCCTTCTACGCGGGCTTCCTGTTGCTCACCGGCGGGATGCTCGGCGTCATCATCACGGGCGACATCTTCAATCTCTACGTCTTCCTCGAGATTATGGCGATTTCGTCGTACGCCCTGGTTTCGTCCTCGAAGTACCGCTGGTCGACTTACGCGGCGTTCAAGTACCTGCTGGTCGGCACAGTCGGTGCCTCGTTCTATCTGCTGGGCGTTGCACTCGCGCTGTCTGCGACGGGCACGCTGAACATGCACGACCTCGCTACGCAACTCGCGGTGGCGGGCTACGACGACCCCGTCGTCATCACCGCGTTCGTGCTGATGGGCGTCGGCCTCGCGATCAAGATCGCACTGTTCCCGGTTCACACCTGGCTGGCGGACGCACACGCCTCCGCGCCTGACGGCATCAGTGCCGTCATCTCTGCGTTGATGCCCGCCGTTGCCGTGTATGCGTTCGCGCGAATCATCTTCACCGTCTTCACCCCCGAGTTCCTCGAGGTGAACCCGATGATTTCGCAGTTGTTGCTCGTCGGTGCCTTGCTAAGTCTCTTTGCGGGGAGCTTCTTCGCACTGCTGCAGGATCACATCAAACTCGTCCTCGCGTACTCGACGGTGTCGCAGTTCGGGCTCATCCTCATCGGCATCGCCGTCGCGAACGAAACCGCGATGTTCGGCTCGATGTTACAGCTGTTCGGCCACGGCATCGTCAAAGCCTCGCTGTTCCTGCTTGCAGGGATGTTCGCCCTGCGATTCGGCGGTATCCGGACTGTCGATGAGTACGCCGGCCTCGCAAAACGAGCGCCGATTATGGCGGGTGCGTTTGCCGCACTCGGGATTGCGATGATTGGACTGCCGCCGACAGTCGGGTTCGTCGGCAAGTGGTACATCGCACTCGGTGCCTTCGAGGAAGGACTGTGGATTATCTCGGCGCTCGTCCTCGGCAGCACGCTGCTGTCGGCGGGGTATATCCTCCCGTTCCTCAACCGGATCTACTTCCACCCATTCGATGGGGAGGACGTCGATCCGACTGCGATCACCTACGGCATGGTGATGATCCTGGTCATCGGTGCCGGACTTGGCCTCACGCTCGGGTTCGTCTCCGCTGAGATCCAGACGTTCCTCGATGCCGCTGTCTCCCGTCTGGTCTAA
- a CDS encoding Na(+)/H(+) antiporter subunit D: protein MNELLSIQPALIVAIGALLVPLLSRRLSHAVATLSLVAVVAWALLVPEGTGPTYMFMGLEIITVQVDSFTRLMAIIFGAFGASAVAYAYFADTGRRHLLWGLAYVTASLWTVTVGDWLGLIIGWEIMAIASTIFVWLSGGTAVRAGYRYAIAHGIGGSLLMGGIVLYLLSTGLEPTALHFDETGIVGSIEITAAGMTFTLAAVLAGLGIGVNTAMIGLHAWLPDTYPKPHVATSVFLACYTTKSAVYAAYRAFPEGNAILAFVGAAMAIYGASFALAQKDMRRLLSYHIQSQVGIMLAGIGVGSALGVAGAFAHLFNHILYKGLLFMAAGILILKLKEERLDNFGAIGTSAPIALVVFLVGAMSISGVPGFNGFISKGMVMDAADYDFASDLVIFGDFSIDILFWMIVLGSMGTFASFIKFGYYAFLYGDPIEMPDANRGHAVVAGAVAAACIFFGVYYQALVPYLPMAGELELHPYSFDHLLKAGYLAGGGIAIFVLGRPIIDRLHGGFDVDQIADPAAFYGTRSISGGIGGFYNRVNDLVVATGWSLVRTAHDPSTAIRNALPERWHDRYDQRLRQTPGKTGGKLGIGWTVYVAAGVLTLVLTLALFVN from the coding sequence ATGAACGAGTTGCTCTCGATTCAGCCAGCCCTGATCGTCGCCATTGGCGCACTGCTCGTGCCACTGCTCTCTCGGCGACTCTCCCACGCCGTCGCGACGCTGTCGCTCGTTGCCGTCGTCGCCTGGGCACTGCTCGTCCCCGAGGGAACCGGCCCGACGTACATGTTCATGGGTCTCGAGATAATCACCGTTCAGGTCGATTCGTTCACGCGCCTGATGGCGATTATCTTCGGCGCATTCGGTGCCTCCGCAGTCGCGTACGCCTACTTCGCTGACACCGGCCGACGCCACCTGCTGTGGGGACTCGCCTACGTTACCGCCTCACTGTGGACCGTCACCGTCGGTGACTGGCTCGGCTTAATCATCGGCTGGGAGATCATGGCCATCGCCAGTACGATCTTCGTCTGGCTCTCCGGCGGAACCGCCGTCCGAGCGGGCTATCGCTACGCGATTGCCCACGGTATCGGTGGCAGTCTCTTAATGGGCGGGATTGTCCTGTACTTGCTTTCGACCGGCCTCGAGCCGACTGCCTTGCACTTCGACGAAACCGGGATCGTCGGCAGTATCGAAATTACGGCTGCCGGCATGACGTTCACGCTGGCTGCGGTACTGGCTGGTCTCGGAATCGGTGTTAATACGGCAATGATCGGGCTGCACGCCTGGCTGCCGGACACCTACCCCAAACCGCACGTCGCGACATCGGTGTTCCTCGCGTGTTACACGACGAAGTCGGCAGTGTATGCGGCCTACCGTGCGTTCCCAGAGGGGAACGCAATTCTCGCGTTCGTCGGCGCAGCAATGGCAATCTACGGCGCGAGTTTCGCGCTGGCTCAGAAGGATATGCGCCGACTGCTGTCGTATCACATTCAGTCACAGGTTGGGATCATGCTCGCCGGGATCGGTGTTGGGTCCGCACTTGGCGTCGCTGGCGCGTTCGCCCACCTGTTCAACCACATCCTCTACAAGGGGCTGTTGTTCATGGCTGCCGGCATCCTGATCCTCAAACTCAAAGAGGAGCGACTCGACAACTTCGGTGCGATCGGCACCTCCGCGCCAATCGCACTGGTCGTCTTCCTCGTCGGCGCGATGTCGATTAGTGGCGTTCCTGGCTTCAACGGCTTCATCAGCAAGGGGATGGTGATGGACGCCGCCGACTACGACTTCGCCTCTGATCTCGTCATCTTCGGGGACTTCTCGATCGACATCCTGTTCTGGATGATCGTCCTCGGCAGCATGGGCACGTTCGCGTCGTTCATCAAATTCGGCTACTACGCCTTCCTCTACGGAGATCCGATCGAGATGCCCGACGCGAACCGCGGCCACGCAGTTGTCGCAGGCGCCGTCGCCGCCGCCTGTATCTTCTTTGGCGTCTACTACCAGGCGCTGGTGCCGTACCTGCCAATGGCCGGCGAACTCGAGCTTCACCCCTACTCGTTCGATCACCTGCTGAAAGCCGGCTATCTGGCCGGTGGTGGGATCGCCATCTTCGTCCTCGGACGGCCGATCATCGACCGCCTCCACGGCGGCTTTGACGTCGACCAGATCGCTGATCCGGCGGCGTTCTACGGAACGCGTTCGATTTCGGGTGGCATCGGCGGGTTCTACAACCGCGTCAACGATCTCGTGGTTGCGACCGGCTGGAGCCTCGTCCGAACGGCACACGACCCAAGCACGGCGATTCGAAACGCACTGCCTGAACGCTGGCACGACCGTTACGACCAGCGGTTGCGACAAACACCCGGTAAAACCGGTGGCAAACTCGGTATCGGCTGGACGGTCTACGTCGCAGCCGGCGTGCTCACGCTTGTGCTCACACTTGCCCTCTTTGTCAACTGA